One Aegilops tauschii subsp. strangulata cultivar AL8/78 chromosome 7, Aet v6.0, whole genome shotgun sequence genomic window carries:
- the LOC109775821 gene encoding probable galacturonosyltransferase 4 isoform X1: protein MAAARRWRRKCRTRNAVLALLIASVLAPLALYSGAPISPFSGPALTRGALGRDPSTLISRNEAGKRLNALPQDTFDPVPKAASDTRANNVGDQGTQLGQNGGVQQVVMGSNIEMSGESSGSKDGRVRNVEEAKVSSHDTSKRKRADGMVITSEEGAQLTKQSGLTNVGAAGDNEVRAMHNAGDLNAHLDKNDEKSSQQITDSTSKESGAMITSSNTSYSPTSSDKTILVLKDQLRRAKIYIGFLPSRGNHGFVKDLRRRMRDIQQALSGTTIDRQLPKNVHKKIRAMESILTKIKQVHDNCAAAIDKLQTNLHWTENQLEANKQEATYAAQVAAKALPKRLHCLALRLTNEYYTSSSNNKHFPYQDKLEDPKLHHYALFSDNVLAAAVVVNSTLIHAKKPADHVFHIVTDKLNYAAMRMWFLANPPVKAAIQVQKIEEFTWLNSSYSPVLKQLASQFMINYYFRTPQNKPDRNPKFRNPKYLSILNHLRFYLPEIFPKLNKVLFVDDDIVVQQDLSPLWSVDLKGRVNAAVKTCGEVFHRFDRYLNFSNPLIAKKFDRHACGWAYGMNMFDLSEWRRQNITAVYHYWQEQNEHRLLWKLGTLPAGLVTFWNNTFPLDRSWHLLGLGYKRNVNPMDIEQAAVIHYNGNLKPWLEVGLPKYRSYWSKYVNFDHAFIRECHIHP, encoded by the exons ATGGCcgcggcgcggcggtggcggcgaaAATGTAGGACGCGGAACGCGGTGCTGGCGCTGCTCATCGCCTCGGTGCTCGCGCCCCTCGCGCTCTACAGCGGCGCACCCATCTCCCCCTTCTCCGGCCCCGCCC TGACTAGGGGCGCCTTGGGTCGCGATCCCTCCACTTTG ATTTCCCGGAATGAGGCGGGGAAGCGCCTGAACGCTCTGCCGCAG GACACATTTGATCCTGTGCCGAAGGCTGCATCGGATACAAGAGCGAACAATGTGGGCGATCAGGGCACTCAACTGGGACAGAATGGTGGAGTTCAGCAAGTTGTCATGGGAAGCAATATAGAGATGTCAGGTGAATCCAGTGGTAGCAAGGACGGCAGAGTGCGCAATGTAGAAGAGGCGAAGGTGTCGTCACATGATACGAGTAAGAGAAAGCGTGCTGATGGCATGGTTATTACTTCGGAGGAGGGTGCTCAGCTCACCAAACAGAGTGGCCTGACCAATGTTGGTGCAGCAGGGGATAACGAAGTTCGTGCAATGCACAATGCTGGAGATCTAAATGCCCATTTGGACAAG AATGATGAAAAATCATCTCAGCAAATTACAGACTCTACGTCAAAAGAGTCTGGTGCAATGATAACTAGTAGTAATACTAGTTATTCCCCAACTTCTTCAGATAAGACGATACTTGTTCTCAAGGACCAGTTGAGAAGAGCGAAAATATATATTGGATTTTTACCTTCTAGAGGCAATCATGGGTTTGTGAAGGATCTCCGAAGAAGGATGAGGGATATCCAGCAAGCACTGAGTGGTACAACCATTGATAGGCAGTTACCAAAGAA TGTCCATAAAAAAATTAGAGCGATGGAATCGATATTAACAAAGATCAAACAAGTCCATGATAACTGTGCAGCTGCTATTGATAAGCTACAAACAAACCTTCactggacagagaaccagctcgAGGCTAACAAGCAAGAGGCTACCTACGCAGCACAGGTAGCAGCTAAAGCTCTGCCAAAGAGGCTTCATTGTCTTGCACTGCGGCTTACAAATGAGTACTATACATCCAGTTCCAACAATAAGCATTTTCCATATCAAGACAAGTTGGAAGATCCGAAACTACATCACTATGCATTATTCTCTGACAATGTACTTGCTGCCGCTGTGGTTGTGAACTCAACTCTTATACATGCTAAG AAACCAGCAGACCATGTCTTCCATATTGTGACTGATAAGCTTAATTATGCTGCAATGAGGATGTGGTTTTTGGCGAATCCCCCGGTTAAAGCTGCTATTCAGGTTCAGAAAATCGAAGAGTTTACATGGCTAAATTCGAGCTACAGTCCAGTTTTGAAGCAACTGGCGTCCCAATTCATGATCAATTACTACTTCCGTACTCCACAGAATAAACCTGATAGAAATCCCAAGTTCCGGAACCCCAAGTACCTGTCTATTCTCAATCATCTGAGGTTTTATCTTCCTGAGATCTTCCCAAAACTTAACAAGGTGTTATTTGTCGATGATGACATTGTAGTCCAGCAGGACTTAAGTCCACTTTGGTCGGTAGATCTCAAAGGCAGGGTTAATGCTGCTGTCAAAACCTGTGGTGAAGTTTTCCATAGGTTTGATAGGTACCTCAACTTCTCAAACCCTCTTATAGCCAAGAAGTTTGACCGACATGCATGTGGGTGGGCATATGGCATGAACATGTTTGACTTGTCTGAGTGGAGAAGGCAGAATATCACTGCTGTGTATCACTACTGGCAGGAACAG AATGAACATAGACTGTTATGGAAGTTAGGAACACTCCCTGCTGGCCTGGTGACATTCTGGAACAACACCTTCCCTCTCGATCGCTCATGGCATCTCTTGGGCTTAGGATACAAGCGGAATGTCAACCCAATGGATATCGAGCAGGCTGCAGTCATACACTACAACGGGAATCTGAAACCTTGGCTTGAGGTTGGGTTGCCAAAATACCGCAGTTACTGGTCCAAGTATGTCAATTTCGATCACGCGTTCATAAGGGAGTGCCACATACATCCATGA
- the LOC109775821 gene encoding probable galacturonosyltransferase 4 isoform X2 produces MGSNIEMSGESSGSKDGRVRNVEEAKVSSHDTSKRKRADGMVITSEEGAQLTKQSGLTNVGAAGDNEVRAMHNAGDLNAHLDKNDEKSSQQITDSTSKESGAMITSSNTSYSPTSSDKTILVLKDQLRRAKIYIGFLPSRGNHGFVKDLRRRMRDIQQALSGTTIDRQLPKNVHKKIRAMESILTKIKQVHDNCAAAIDKLQTNLHWTENQLEANKQEATYAAQVAAKALPKRLHCLALRLTNEYYTSSSNNKHFPYQDKLEDPKLHHYALFSDNVLAAAVVVNSTLIHAKKPADHVFHIVTDKLNYAAMRMWFLANPPVKAAIQVQKIEEFTWLNSSYSPVLKQLASQFMINYYFRTPQNKPDRNPKFRNPKYLSILNHLRFYLPEIFPKLNKVLFVDDDIVVQQDLSPLWSVDLKGRVNAAVKTCGEVFHRFDRYLNFSNPLIAKKFDRHACGWAYGMNMFDLSEWRRQNITAVYHYWQEQNEHRLLWKLGTLPAGLVTFWNNTFPLDRSWHLLGLGYKRNVNPMDIEQAAVIHYNGNLKPWLEVGLPKYRSYWSKYVNFDHAFIRECHIHP; encoded by the exons ATGGGAAGCAATATAGAGATGTCAGGTGAATCCAGTGGTAGCAAGGACGGCAGAGTGCGCAATGTAGAAGAGGCGAAGGTGTCGTCACATGATACGAGTAAGAGAAAGCGTGCTGATGGCATGGTTATTACTTCGGAGGAGGGTGCTCAGCTCACCAAACAGAGTGGCCTGACCAATGTTGGTGCAGCAGGGGATAACGAAGTTCGTGCAATGCACAATGCTGGAGATCTAAATGCCCATTTGGACAAG AATGATGAAAAATCATCTCAGCAAATTACAGACTCTACGTCAAAAGAGTCTGGTGCAATGATAACTAGTAGTAATACTAGTTATTCCCCAACTTCTTCAGATAAGACGATACTTGTTCTCAAGGACCAGTTGAGAAGAGCGAAAATATATATTGGATTTTTACCTTCTAGAGGCAATCATGGGTTTGTGAAGGATCTCCGAAGAAGGATGAGGGATATCCAGCAAGCACTGAGTGGTACAACCATTGATAGGCAGTTACCAAAGAA TGTCCATAAAAAAATTAGAGCGATGGAATCGATATTAACAAAGATCAAACAAGTCCATGATAACTGTGCAGCTGCTATTGATAAGCTACAAACAAACCTTCactggacagagaaccagctcgAGGCTAACAAGCAAGAGGCTACCTACGCAGCACAGGTAGCAGCTAAAGCTCTGCCAAAGAGGCTTCATTGTCTTGCACTGCGGCTTACAAATGAGTACTATACATCCAGTTCCAACAATAAGCATTTTCCATATCAAGACAAGTTGGAAGATCCGAAACTACATCACTATGCATTATTCTCTGACAATGTACTTGCTGCCGCTGTGGTTGTGAACTCAACTCTTATACATGCTAAG AAACCAGCAGACCATGTCTTCCATATTGTGACTGATAAGCTTAATTATGCTGCAATGAGGATGTGGTTTTTGGCGAATCCCCCGGTTAAAGCTGCTATTCAGGTTCAGAAAATCGAAGAGTTTACATGGCTAAATTCGAGCTACAGTCCAGTTTTGAAGCAACTGGCGTCCCAATTCATGATCAATTACTACTTCCGTACTCCACAGAATAAACCTGATAGAAATCCCAAGTTCCGGAACCCCAAGTACCTGTCTATTCTCAATCATCTGAGGTTTTATCTTCCTGAGATCTTCCCAAAACTTAACAAGGTGTTATTTGTCGATGATGACATTGTAGTCCAGCAGGACTTAAGTCCACTTTGGTCGGTAGATCTCAAAGGCAGGGTTAATGCTGCTGTCAAAACCTGTGGTGAAGTTTTCCATAGGTTTGATAGGTACCTCAACTTCTCAAACCCTCTTATAGCCAAGAAGTTTGACCGACATGCATGTGGGTGGGCATATGGCATGAACATGTTTGACTTGTCTGAGTGGAGAAGGCAGAATATCACTGCTGTGTATCACTACTGGCAGGAACAG AATGAACATAGACTGTTATGGAAGTTAGGAACACTCCCTGCTGGCCTGGTGACATTCTGGAACAACACCTTCCCTCTCGATCGCTCATGGCATCTCTTGGGCTTAGGATACAAGCGGAATGTCAACCCAATGGATATCGAGCAGGCTGCAGTCATACACTACAACGGGAATCTGAAACCTTGGCTTGAGGTTGGGTTGCCAAAATACCGCAGTTACTGGTCCAAGTATGTCAATTTCGATCACGCGTTCATAAGGGAGTGCCACATACATCCATGA